A region of Vitis vinifera cultivar Pinot Noir 40024 chromosome 15, ASM3070453v1 DNA encodes the following proteins:
- the LOC100256812 gene encoding protein SUPPRESSOR OF PHYA-105 1, whose product MEQAREEMDANSVARAAELKRKGLDAPLMKSEGHYMLGSPMKYVSSGGDWPKTLPHVYTNMLGGSGLNRSITSFDGSEPVCTSPSSMKDPGLTVEELTVRNYKTTNLSSVSSSNSREGMRPRQSQWHHLYQLASGSRNKMTPNVREDLTGMTSEIWDLKPLLSKQTKEISAQFTGSDNKIMSSNKLPFGHAQSKILSASSSHEAFVKKTLNSKGIVCKGAEAHTGFDISFMGQNTEKQAPVALLNSSASMGVVCRNMEACSESGVSAMNQNNEKPACVALLNSNTNHDQHSSHSADKANHESFDEGISLRDRLKPGGSTLNKVESMHLFKQIVELVDFAHSRGVALRDLHPACFTLLPSNRIKYTGSSAQRELDTVVCQNMNKKRSLQQDMVPSSSLGAKQPKLRDDVNSLKNQSQLTLNHGLRSGSVSHTDIHITGQDSDCAEHMVGNVSGYQSTSIATQQRLISLNVHLQDKWYASPEELIDGICTCSSNIYSLGVLLFELLCSFESSEMLFAAMMELRQRILPPNFLSENPKEAGFCLWLLHPEPSSRPTTREILHSDLICGGSQELYSRDEFPLSADDDDTESELLLYFLTSLKEQKEKHASKLVQDIACLEADLKEVETRNLFRTSSTVSCTHTDFPHGRGKQGLCPEDPLNSSVHYKSIPGSNVNEAILMKNIRQLESAYFSLRSKIGLSETNVAERPDKDLLKNRDKLTQVQNENEELSMNQKPKDRIGAFFEGLCKFARYGKFEVRGTLRNGDLLNSANVTCSLSFDRDQDYIAAAGVSKKIKIFEFDALLNDSVDIHYPVVEMSNKSKLSCVCWNNYIKNYLASTDYDGVVQMWDASTGEGFSQYTEHQKRAWSVDFSPVDPTKFASGSDDCSVKLWHINERNSTSTIWNPANVCCVQFSAYSTHLLVFGSADYKIYGYDLRHTRIPWCVLAGHQKAVSYVKFLDSETLVSASTDNTLKLWDLNKTNLDGLSSNACTLTFTGHTNEKNFVGLSVLDGYIACGSETNEVYTYHRSLPMPVTSHKFGSIDPITEHEIVDDNGQFVSSVCWRQNSNMVVAANSSGRIKLLQLV is encoded by the exons ATGGAACAAGCTAGGGAGGAAATGGATGCAAATAGTGTAGCAAGGGCTGCAGAACTGAAGAGAAAAGGTCTTGATGCTCCATTGATGAAATCAGAGGGTCACTATATGTTAGGATCACCAATGAAGTACGTATCTAGTGGTGGTGATTGGCCCAAAACCTTACCCCATGTCTACACCAATATGTTAGGGGGTAGTGGTTTAAATAGAAGTATAACATCCTTTGATGGATCTGAACCGGTGTGTACTAGTCCTTCCTCTATGAAGGATCCTGGACTTACAGTCGAAGAACTTACTGTGAGAAACTATAAGACCACAAATTTGTCTTCAGTTAGTAGTTCAAATAGTAGAGAGGGAATGCGTCCTAGGCAGAGTCAGTGGCATCATCTATACCAGCTCGCAAGTGGGTCAAGAAATAAGATGACACCAAATGTCAGGGAGGATTTGACTGGAATGACTTCTGAAATTTGGGATTTAAAACCTTTGTTGAGTAAGCAAACCAAAGAAATTTCTGCTCAGTTTACTGGTAGTGACAACAAGATCATGTCAAGCAATAAACTGCCTTTTGGGCATGCACAATCAAAGATATTATCTGCATCTAGCTCTCATGAGGCTTTTGTGAAAAAAACCTTAAATAGCAAAGGGATTGTTTGTAAAGGTGCAGAAGCTCATACCGGATTTGACATTTCATTCATGGGCCAGAATACTGAAAAACAGGCTCCTGTTGCATTGTTGAACTCAAGTGCTAGCATGGGGGTTGTTTGTAGAAATATGGAAGCTTGCAGTGAATCTGGTGTTTCAGCCATGAACCAGAATAATGAAAAACCAGCTTGTGTTGCATTGTTGAATTCAAATACAAACCATGACCAGCATTCTTCGCATAGTGCTGATAAGGCCAATCATGAATCTTTTGATGAAGGAATCAGCTTGAGAGATAGGCTGAAACCAGGAGGTAGTACATTAAATAAAGTTGAGAGCATGCATTTGTTTAAGCAGATTGTGGAGTTAGTGGATTTTGCCCATTCTCGTGGAGTTGCTTTACGTGATTTACACCCAGCCTGTTTCACTTTGTTGCCATCAAATAGGATTAAATACACTGGATCATCAGCTCAGAGAGAATTAGACACTGTTGTATGTCAGAATATGAATAAGAAGAGGTCATTACAACAGGATATGGTACCTTCCAGTAGTTTGGGTGCAAAGCAGCCAAAGCTGAGGGACGATGTGAACTCATTAAAAAACCAATCTCAGTTAACCCTTAATCATGGTTTGAGAAGTGGAAGTGTGAGTCATACTGATATTCATATTACTGGTCAAGATTCTGATTGTGCTGAACACATGGTTGGAAATGTTTCCGGCTACCAAAGTACTTCTATTGCAACACAGCAGCGGTTAATTTCTTTAAATGTCCATTTGCAAGACAAGTGGTATGCTAGCCCAGAGGAGCTCATTGATGGGATTTGCACATGTTCCTCAAATATCTACAGTCTTGGGGTTCTTTTATTTGAG CTGCTATGCTCTTTTGAATCATCAGAGATGCTCTTCGCAGCAATGATGGAATTGCGCCAACGTATCCTTCCTCCAAATTTTCTTTCAGAAAATCCAAAGGAAGCTGGCTTTTGTCTTTGGTTACTTCACCCTGAGCCTTCATCGCGTCCAACCACAAG GGAAATCCTGCATTCTGACTTAATTTGTGGAGGATCTCAAGAATTGTATTCAAGAGATGAGTTTCCATTATctgctgatgatgatgatactGAGTCGGAGTTATTACTTTACTTTCTTACTTCATTGAAAGAACAAAAGGAGAAGCATGCCTCCAAGTTGGTGCAAGATATAGCATGCCTAGAAGCAGATCTTAAGGAGGTTGAGACAAGGAATTTATTCAGGACGTCCTCCACTGTTTCTTGTACACATACTGACTTTCCCCatggaagaggaaaacagggccTTTGTCCTGAAGATCCTCTGAATTCCAGTGTTCATTATAAATCCATCCCAGGCTCAAATGTAAATGAGGCaatattgatgaaaaatatcagGCAGCTTGAGAGTGCATATTTCTCACTGAGATCCAAAATTGGGCTTTCGGAAACTAATGTGGCAGAACGCCCAGATAAGGATTTGCTGAAGAACCGTGATAAGTTGACTCAAGTGCAAAATGAGAATGAGGAGTTGAGCATGAATCAGAAGCCTAAGGATCGGATTGGAGCTTTTTTTGAAGGTTTATGTAAGTTTGCTCGCTATGGTAAGTTTGAAGTGCGTGGGACATTGAGAAATGGAGATCTCCTCAACTCCGCAAATGTAACTTGTTCTTTGAGTTTTGACCGTGACCAGGACTACATTGCAGCAGCTGGTGTGtcaaagaaaatcaagattTTTGAGTTTGATGCACTATTGAATGACTCTGTTGATATTCATTATCCTGTGGTTGAGATGTCAAACAAATCTAAGCTTAGCTGTGTTTGCTGGAACAACTACATCAAGAACTATTTGGCTTCAACTGATTATGATGGCGTGGTTCAG ATGTGGGATGCAAGCACTGGTGAAGGATTTTCCCAGTACACAGAACACCAAAAAAGGGCTTGGTCTGTAGACTTTTCTCCAGTTGACCCAACAAAGTTTGCCAGTGGAAGTGATGATTGTTCTGTGAAACTTTGGCATATTAATGAG AGAAATTCTACCAGCACTATCTGGAACCCTGCTAATGTGTGCTGTGTTCAGTTCTCTGCTTACTCTACTCATCTGCTGGTTTTTGGATCTGCCGATTACAAGATCTATGGCTATGATCTTCGGCACACTAGAATCCCTTGGTGCGTTTTAGCTGGCCACCAGAAAGCTGTCAGCTATGTGAAATTTTTAGATTCAGAAACTCTTGTTTCTGCATCCACGGACAACACTCTAAAGCTTTGGGATCTCAACAAAACCAACTTAGATGGGTTATCCTCCAATGCTTGCACCTTAACCTTTACTGGTCATACTAATGAGAAG AATTTTGTGGGTTTATCTGTTTTGGACGGATACATAGCATGCGGTTCAGAAACTAATGAG GTCTATACTTATCATAGATCTCTACCAATGCCTGTCACTTCTCACAAATTTGGATCCATTGATCCTATTACTGAGCATGAGATTGTTGATGATAACGGACAGTTTGTTTCAAGTGTCTGTTGGAGACAGAATTCGAACATGGTCGTTGCTGCAAACTCAAGTGGAAGGATAAAATTATTGCAGCTGGTGTGA